From one Citrobacter sp. Marseille-Q6884 genomic stretch:
- a CDS encoding cyclic di-GMP phosphodiesterase has protein sequence MFRRASSSGRKILLTCIVTGLVVALLVSTLQFFMSYHNREVKYQTLASDIQHHVENHFAELSSTAQALQPLIANSCQQVAAKLTASAAFTMNIRAFLLVKEGIAYCSSATGSMDSPIQSLIPDLDISKKLDMVLQSGTPMMPNKPAIMMWYLNPSLQRSGVFASLNINLAPYLLYTARQDDFKGFAVIIGDTAISTFSTELMKVAALPDIPSRQVTIGNLPLKIRLYTDEWTYNDVWYAIMLGCMAGAIAALLCYYIYTVRLRPGKEILEAIKHDQFYVVYQPVMEMQTLEVKGVEVLLRWRHPTAGEIPPDAFINYAESQQMIVPLTQHLFKLISQDAPTLKKVLPVGAKLGINIAPTHLHGESFKHDIQQLNASLPPQYFHIVLEITERDMLNHREATQLFEWLHSVGIEIAIDDFGTGHSALIYLERFTVDYLKIDRGFVNAIGTETVTSPVLDAVLTLSKRLNMLTVAEGVETLEQARWLRAHGVSFFQGYWVSRPLTLDDFVRWMAKPDMPKW, from the coding sequence ATGTTCAGACGCGCCTCTTCTTCCGGACGGAAAATCTTGCTCACCTGCATTGTAACGGGGCTTGTTGTCGCATTACTCGTGAGTACACTGCAGTTTTTCATGTCCTACCATAATCGAGAAGTGAAGTACCAAACGCTGGCATCCGATATACAGCATCATGTCGAAAATCACTTCGCAGAACTCAGTTCGACTGCCCAGGCTCTACAACCTCTCATCGCAAACAGTTGTCAGCAAGTCGCCGCTAAACTCACCGCCAGCGCTGCCTTTACCATGAACATTCGCGCGTTTTTGCTGGTCAAAGAAGGTATCGCTTATTGCTCTTCAGCGACCGGTTCGATGGACTCGCCTATCCAGTCATTGATACCTGATCTCGACATCAGCAAAAAACTCGATATGGTGCTCCAGTCTGGTACGCCTATGATGCCGAACAAACCGGCCATTATGATGTGGTACCTGAATCCCTCACTGCAGCGCAGTGGCGTCTTTGCCTCTCTGAATATCAACCTGGCGCCCTATCTGCTTTATACGGCCCGACAGGATGATTTTAAGGGCTTTGCCGTCATCATCGGCGATACCGCGATCTCGACCTTTTCAACAGAATTAATGAAGGTGGCCGCCCTCCCTGACATCCCCTCGCGTCAGGTGACGATAGGAAACCTGCCACTGAAGATACGGTTGTACACCGACGAATGGACGTACAACGACGTGTGGTATGCCATTATGTTGGGCTGCATGGCGGGCGCTATTGCCGCACTGCTCTGTTACTACATTTACACCGTCCGTTTACGGCCAGGAAAAGAGATCCTGGAGGCGATCAAGCACGACCAGTTTTATGTGGTCTACCAGCCCGTGATGGAGATGCAGACTCTGGAAGTCAAAGGTGTTGAAGTTTTATTGCGCTGGCGTCACCCGACCGCAGGCGAAATCCCACCTGATGCATTTATTAACTATGCTGAATCACAGCAGATGATCGTGCCCTTGACTCAGCATCTGTTCAAACTGATCTCCCAGGATGCCCCGACACTGAAAAAAGTGTTACCTGTTGGGGCGAAGCTGGGTATCAACATTGCGCCAACGCATCTGCACGGCGAAAGTTTTAAACACGATATTCAGCAACTGAACGCCTCGCTGCCGCCACAGTATTTTCATATCGTCCTCGAAATTACCGAGCGCGATATGCTCAACCATCGCGAAGCGACGCAATTGTTTGAATGGCTGCATTCTGTCGGGATCGAAATTGCCATTGATGATTTTGGTACCGGGCATAGCGCCCTTATCTACCTGGAGCGCTTTACCGTCGATTACCTTAAAATCGATCGCGGTTTCGTCAATGCCATTGGTACAGAAACCGTGACGTCCCCGGTACTGGATGCCGTATTGACTCTGTCCAAGCGCCTCAATATGCTGACCGTTGCTGAAGGGGTTGAAACACTGGAACAAGCCCGTTGGCTACGCGCCCATGGCGTTAGTTTTTTTCAGGGATATTGGGTCAGCCGTCCGCTGACCCTTGATGACTTTGTACGCTGGATGGCTAAGCCCGATATGCCAAAATGGTGA
- the mepS gene encoding bifunctional murein DD-endopeptidase/murein LD-carboxypeptidase has product MVRSQPILRYILRGIPAIAVAVLLSACSTTNTAKNMHSETHAVANADNSSLQASQDEFENMVRNIDVKSRIMDQYADWKGVRYRLGGSTKKGIDCSSFVQRTFREQFGLELPRSTYEQQETGKSVSRKNLRTGDLVLFRAGSTGRHVGIYIGNNQFVHASTSSGVVISSMNEPYWNKRYNEARRVLSRS; this is encoded by the coding sequence ATGGTCAGATCTCAACCGATTTTGAGATATATCTTGCGGGGCATACCCGCGATAGCAGTAGCGGTTCTGCTTTCTGCATGTAGCACAACGAACACCGCAAAGAATATGCATTCTGAGACGCATGCTGTGGCCAACGCAGATAACTCTTCACTGCAAGCCTCTCAGGATGAATTTGAAAACATGGTACGTAATATCGACGTTAAATCGCGTATTATGGACCAGTATGCTGACTGGAAAGGTGTGCGTTACCGCCTTGGCGGCAGCACCAAAAAAGGCATTGATTGTTCAAGCTTTGTACAGCGTACATTCCGTGAACAATTTGGTTTAGAGCTTCCTCGCTCAACCTACGAACAACAAGAAACGGGTAAATCCGTTTCACGCAAGAATCTGCGTACAGGCGATTTAGTGCTGTTCCGCGCTGGCTCTACTGGCCGTCACGTTGGAATCTATATCGGCAATAATCAGTTTGTGCATGCTTCAACCAGCAGTGGCGTTGTTATTTCCAGTATGAACGAGCCTTACTGGAACAAACGTTACAACGAAGCTCGCCGGGTTCTGAGCCGCAGTTAA
- a CDS encoding phosphatase PAP2 family protein, which produces MKTRYPYILLLNIAGLALFLSWYMPTGHGFWFSIDYAVFHFFNQKLVESPLFLWVVAITNNRAFDGCSLLAMGALMLHYWLKETPEGRRRIVGIGLVMLLTAVVLNQLGQALIPVKRASPTLMIENINRVSELLHIPTKDASKDSFPGDHGMMLLIFSAFMLRYFGKVAGLIGLIIAVVFAFPRVMIGAHWLTDIVVGSMTVVLIGLPWCLMTPLSDKLVTLFTHYLPGKNKQFLNK; this is translated from the coding sequence ATGAAAACCCGATACCCTTATATACTCCTGCTGAATATCGCAGGTCTGGCGCTGTTTCTGTCATGGTACATGCCGACCGGGCATGGATTCTGGTTTTCGATTGATTACGCGGTCTTCCACTTCTTTAATCAGAAGCTGGTCGAAAGCCCACTCTTCCTCTGGGTTGTTGCTATCACGAATAATCGGGCATTTGATGGTTGCTCGTTGTTGGCGATGGGCGCGTTGATGCTGCATTACTGGCTGAAAGAAACGCCGGAAGGTCGCCGACGCATTGTGGGCATCGGCCTGGTCATGCTGCTCACCGCAGTCGTATTAAACCAGTTAGGCCAGGCGCTGATTCCGGTTAAACGCGCCAGCCCCACGCTCATGATAGAGAATATTAATCGCGTCAGTGAACTGCTGCATATTCCAACCAAAGATGCGTCGAAAGACAGTTTCCCTGGTGATCATGGCATGATGCTGCTTATTTTTTCCGCATTTATGTTGCGTTATTTCGGAAAAGTCGCAGGTTTGATCGGCCTTATTATCGCTGTGGTTTTTGCTTTCCCGCGCGTAATGATCGGTGCCCACTGGCTGACAGATATTGTGGTGGGTTCAATGACGGTCGTATTGATTGGCTTGCCCTGGTGCTTAATGACGCCATTAAGCGACAAGCTGGTGACGCTTTTTACTCATTATCTGCCCGGCAAAAACAAACAATTTTTAAACAAATAA
- a CDS encoding CobW family GTP-binding protein, producing MTKTNLITGFLGSGKTTSILHLLANKDPAEKWAVLVNEFGEVGIDGALLADSGALLKEIPGGCMCCVNGLPMQVGLNTLLRQGKPDRLLIEPTGLGHPKQILDLLTAPVYEPWIDLRATLCLLDPRLLLDEKSVANDNFRDQLAAADIVVANKSDRATAESEAALQIWWQHYGGNRQLIHADHGNIDGQLLDLPRLNLAELPASAAHAHQHADKKGLAALSLPGQQRWRRSLNSGQGHQACGWIFDADTVFDIIGLLEWSRLAPVGRVKGVMRIKEGLVRINRQGDDWNIETQNVAPPDSRIELISDTETDWNALQSALLRLRLDDCA from the coding sequence GTGACCAAAACCAATCTCATCACCGGTTTTCTCGGCAGTGGCAAAACCACCTCGATTCTTCATCTATTAGCGAACAAAGACCCCGCCGAGAAGTGGGCCGTGTTGGTCAATGAGTTTGGCGAGGTCGGTATTGACGGTGCGTTGCTGGCAGACAGCGGCGCGCTGCTCAAAGAGATCCCCGGTGGCTGCATGTGTTGCGTGAACGGTCTGCCTATGCAGGTTGGGCTTAATACGCTGCTGCGCCAGGGGAAACCCGACCGGTTGTTGATTGAACCCACCGGTCTTGGCCATCCCAAACAGATCCTGGATTTACTGACCGCACCGGTTTACGAACCGTGGATTGACCTGCGCGCCACGCTCTGTCTCCTTGATCCTCGTTTATTACTGGATGAAAAAAGCGTCGCCAATGATAATTTCCGCGATCAGTTAGCCGCCGCAGATATCGTTGTCGCTAACAAATCCGATCGCGCCACTGCAGAAAGCGAAGCTGCCCTGCAGATCTGGTGGCAGCACTACGGCGGTAACCGCCAGCTGATTCATGCCGATCACGGGAACATTGACGGGCAACTGCTGGATCTCCCGCGGCTGAATCTGGCAGAACTTCCCGCCAGTGCGGCACACGCTCATCAGCATGCCGATAAAAAAGGGCTGGCGGCGCTGAGTTTACCAGGGCAACAACGTTGGCGTCGCAGTCTGAACAGCGGTCAGGGTCATCAGGCCTGTGGCTGGATTTTTGACGCCGACACCGTGTTTGACATTATCGGTCTGCTGGAATGGTCGCGCCTTGCCCCCGTTGGCCGTGTAAAGGGCGTCATGCGTATTAAAGAAGGGTTAGTGCGTATCAACCGTCAGGGAGATGACTGGAACATTGAGACGCAAAATGTCGCGCCTCCGGACAGTCGCATTGAACTCATCTCAGACACCGAAACCGACTGGAATGCATTACAGAGCGCACTGTTGAGGCTTCGTTTAGACGATTGCGCGTAA
- a CDS encoding mannitol dehydrogenase family protein: MKTIASASLPENVLMPRYDRQQLKTRIVHFGFGAFHRAHQALLTDRVLNALGGDWGICEISLFSGDRLMSQLRAQDHLYTVLEKGSNGNQPIVVGAVRECLNAKLDSLAAIIEKFCEPQVAIVSLTITEKGYCIDPATGSLDITNPRIAHDLQTPDEPHSAPGIIVEALHRRRERGLQPFTVLSCDNIPNNGHVVKNAVLGMAEKRSPELAKWILEQVSFPGTMVDRIVPAATEESLEEIAQQLGVADPCAISCEPFIQWVIEDHFVSGRPQWESAGVQMVDDVLPWEQMKLRMLNGSHSFLAYLGYLAGFQHISDCMQDSAFREAAYRLMLNEQAPTLQITNVDLNQYATNLLERFANPALKHKTWQIAMDGSQKLPQRMLEGIRIHLARQSEWPLLALGIAGWMRYVSGVDDSGADIDIRDPLSDKIRAIVAGSTESERVTALLSLHEIFATDLAQNPRFVAAVEQAWQRLAQHGARQAVMDTLNN; encoded by the coding sequence ATGAAAACTATTGCCTCTGCTTCACTCCCGGAAAATGTATTGATGCCGCGCTACGATCGCCAACAATTAAAAACGCGAATCGTGCATTTTGGTTTCGGTGCTTTTCATCGCGCTCATCAGGCGTTATTGACCGACCGCGTATTGAACGCGCTGGGTGGAGACTGGGGAATTTGTGAGATAAGCCTGTTCAGCGGTGATCGACTGATGAGTCAACTTCGCGCACAGGATCATTTATATACGGTGTTAGAAAAAGGCTCAAACGGCAATCAGCCCATTGTGGTCGGCGCCGTCCGCGAATGCCTGAATGCAAAGCTGGATTCACTGGCTGCCATTATCGAAAAATTCTGTGAACCGCAGGTGGCTATCGTTTCGTTAACCATCACGGAAAAGGGATACTGCATTGACCCGGCAACGGGGTCGCTGGATATCACTAATCCACGTATCGCCCATGATCTGCAAACACCGGACGAGCCGCACTCAGCGCCGGGTATTATCGTCGAAGCCCTGCACCGCCGACGTGAACGCGGACTGCAACCTTTTACCGTTCTTTCCTGCGATAACATTCCCAATAACGGTCATGTGGTAAAAAACGCTGTGCTGGGGATGGCTGAAAAACGCTCGCCTGAGCTGGCAAAGTGGATACTCGAACAGGTGAGTTTCCCGGGTACCATGGTGGACCGTATTGTCCCTGCCGCTACCGAAGAGTCACTGGAGGAGATTGCCCAGCAACTTGGCGTCGCCGACCCTTGTGCAATCAGCTGTGAACCCTTTATCCAGTGGGTTATTGAAGACCATTTTGTCTCCGGTCGCCCGCAATGGGAGAGCGCAGGCGTACAGATGGTTGATGACGTGCTGCCGTGGGAACAAATGAAGCTACGCATGCTGAACGGCAGTCATTCGTTTCTGGCGTATCTCGGATATCTGGCGGGGTTTCAGCACATCAGCGACTGTATGCAAGACAGTGCGTTTCGTGAAGCCGCTTATCGCCTGATGCTCAATGAACAAGCCCCCACGCTGCAGATCACTAATGTCGATTTAAATCAGTATGCCACGAACCTGCTGGAACGCTTTGCGAACCCGGCGCTGAAACACAAAACCTGGCAAATCGCGATGGACGGCAGCCAGAAATTACCGCAGCGTATGCTGGAGGGCATCCGTATTCATTTAGCCCGTCAAAGCGAATGGCCCCTGTTGGCACTGGGCATTGCCGGCTGGATGCGCTACGTCAGCGGCGTTGACGATTCAGGAGCAGATATTGATATACGCGATCCCTTAAGTGACAAAATTCGCGCCATTGTTGCAGGCAGTACAGAATCAGAACGTGTCACAGCACTGCTTTCACTGCACGAAATCTTCGCCACCGACCTTGCGCAGAACCCACGATTTGTCGCTGCCGTCGAGCAGGCCTGGCAACGACTCGCTCAACACGGTGCACGCCAGGCTGTCATGGATACGTTAAATAATTAA
- the uxuA gene encoding mannonate dehydratase: MEQTWRWYGPNDPVSLDDVRQAGATGVVTALHHIPNGEVWPVEEIQKRQAILAEKGLTWSVVESIPVHEDIKTRSGQYQTWIANYQQSIRNLAACGIDTVCYNFMPILDWTRTDLEYQLPDGSKALRFDQIAFAAFELHILQRPGAQADYTAEEQQQALAYFNAMSDADIEKLTRNIIAGLPGAEEGYTLDQFRARLAEYDGISKDDLRNNMAVFLRAIVPVAEEVGVRLAVHPDDPPRPILGLPRIVSTIEDMQWLKETVDSIYNGFTMCTGSYGVRADNDLVKMIETFGDRIHFTHLRSTCREDNPKTFHEGAHLQGDVDMVAVVTAILTEEQRRKKAGDLRPIPMRPDHGHQMLDDLHKKTNPGYSAIGRLKGLAEVRGVELALKQTQFRDLL, from the coding sequence ATGGAACAAACCTGGCGTTGGTACGGACCTAACGATCCGGTATCGCTTGATGATGTGCGTCAGGCAGGCGCAACGGGCGTTGTGACCGCCTTGCACCATATCCCCAACGGTGAAGTATGGCCCGTTGAAGAGATTCAAAAGCGACAGGCGATTCTGGCTGAAAAAGGGCTAACCTGGTCGGTTGTGGAAAGTATTCCTGTTCACGAAGATATTAAAACGCGTTCCGGGCAGTATCAAACATGGATTGCGAATTATCAGCAGAGTATTCGCAATCTGGCAGCCTGCGGCATCGATACCGTGTGCTATAACTTTATGCCGATCCTCGACTGGACGCGTACTGACCTTGAATATCAATTGCCGGATGGCTCTAAAGCGCTGCGTTTTGACCAGATAGCGTTTGCCGCATTTGAGTTGCACATCCTGCAACGCCCGGGCGCTCAAGCGGATTACACGGCTGAAGAACAGCAGCAGGCGTTGGCCTATTTCAATGCGATGAGTGATGCGGATATTGAAAAGCTGACCCGCAACATTATCGCCGGTCTGCCGGGGGCGGAAGAAGGTTATACGCTGGACCAGTTCCGCGCTCGCCTGGCGGAATATGACGGTATCAGCAAAGATGATCTGCGAAACAATATGGCTGTTTTTCTGCGCGCGATTGTACCAGTAGCGGAAGAAGTCGGCGTTCGCCTGGCCGTGCATCCTGACGATCCGCCGCGTCCGATCCTGGGTCTGCCCCGTATCGTTTCGACCATTGAAGATATGCAATGGCTGAAAGAGACGGTCGATAGCATCTATAACGGTTTCACGATGTGTACCGGTTCGTACGGCGTGCGCGCGGATAACGATCTGGTGAAAATGATTGAAACGTTTGGCGATCGCATCCACTTCACGCACCTGCGTTCGACCTGTCGTGAAGACAACCCTAAAACCTTCCACGAAGGCGCGCATTTGCAGGGTGATGTGGATATGGTCGCGGTCGTGACGGCGATCCTGACAGAAGAACAGCGACGCAAAAAGGCCGGCGACCTGCGTCCTATCCCGATGCGTCCTGATCATGGTCATCAGATGCTTGACGATCTGCACAAGAAAACCAATCCAGGCTACTCCGCCATTGGTCGTCTGAAAGGGCTGGCAGAAGTGCGTGGTGTCGAACTGGCGCTGAAACAAACGCAGTTCCGCGACCTGCTGTAA
- a CDS encoding PLP-dependent aminotransferase family protein has translation MLTLSLNRESRTPLQLQIFQFYFQAIQQGDLLCGDKLPSIREQAQTLNVAKITVVMAYEKLMASGLIKSRPGIGYEVVFTTPMRRTPALLPATEGSPPAKPKPAGVSTDVYGEMGREFYCRMGVPDPNAFPWSSWRKWNNSPSMLKEQLFTRYHSPNGLFSLREQMVRYLNLSRGINTRADNIIITNGIQEGLSLLSQIFILHHAICQKKKCHIVTESPCYSGAWHLFNYYGADITSIPVDNHGLCTDKLPEYETQLCYVTPAHQYPMGSVLSLERRSALLTWAQRVGAYIIEDDYDAVFTYGENPLPALKAMDYHNRVIYMGTFSKTLGPGARLGYLICPDELLPAVQNMKALNNNGSQWLLQQFLAELMQNQVFYTHISKLACHYAERLTLLRNGLCTLFPDGRIDGATAGLHLSLRVAWSADIMATLQERCLQAGVRFDTLQNIENGSESAWRKENSDEVAFFGFGGLQIPQIRKVLMVLEQALLQP, from the coding sequence ATGCTGACACTGTCTCTCAACAGAGAAAGCCGTACACCGTTGCAATTACAGATATTTCAATTTTATTTTCAGGCTATTCAGCAGGGTGATTTACTGTGCGGGGATAAATTGCCCTCAATTCGCGAACAGGCGCAGACGTTGAATGTTGCCAAAATCACGGTTGTGATGGCCTATGAAAAACTGATGGCGTCAGGGTTAATTAAGAGTAGACCGGGTATCGGCTATGAGGTGGTCTTCACCACGCCGATGCGAAGAACCCCTGCGCTTCTGCCCGCGACCGAGGGTTCCCCTCCGGCAAAACCCAAACCTGCCGGGGTCTCCACGGATGTCTATGGCGAGATGGGGCGTGAGTTCTATTGCCGTATGGGCGTGCCGGATCCGAATGCCTTTCCCTGGTCCAGTTGGCGTAAATGGAATAACTCGCCCAGCATGCTTAAAGAACAATTATTTACCCGTTATCATTCACCAAATGGATTATTTTCGTTGCGTGAGCAAATGGTAAGATACCTGAATTTATCCCGAGGAATTAATACTCGCGCAGACAATATCATCATTACTAACGGGATTCAGGAAGGCTTATCTCTGCTCAGCCAGATATTTATTCTTCATCATGCGATATGTCAGAAAAAAAAGTGTCATATTGTGACCGAATCCCCTTGTTACTCTGGTGCATGGCATCTTTTTAATTATTACGGCGCCGACATTACGTCAATTCCTGTGGATAACCATGGGTTGTGTACAGATAAATTACCCGAATATGAAACTCAACTTTGTTATGTGACACCTGCACATCAGTATCCGATGGGAAGTGTACTTTCGCTGGAACGACGCAGCGCTTTGCTGACGTGGGCACAGCGCGTCGGAGCCTACATCATAGAAGATGATTATGATGCCGTTTTTACTTACGGTGAGAATCCCCTTCCTGCGCTCAAAGCGATGGATTATCACAATCGGGTTATCTATATGGGGACATTTTCAAAAACACTGGGCCCAGGCGCACGACTTGGCTATCTCATTTGTCCTGATGAGCTGCTTCCGGCAGTACAGAATATGAAGGCGCTCAACAACAACGGCAGTCAGTGGTTATTGCAGCAGTTTTTGGCCGAATTGATGCAGAACCAGGTTTTCTATACCCATATCAGCAAGCTGGCCTGCCATTACGCAGAACGCCTTACGCTCTTACGCAACGGCCTGTGCACCCTGTTTCCCGACGGAAGAATTGATGGCGCAACGGCTGGCCTGCACCTCTCTTTACGCGTCGCATGGTCGGCCGACATCATGGCAACGCTGCAGGAACGCTGCCTGCAGGCAGGGGTTCGTTTTGATACGCTACAGAACATTGAAAATGGCTCAGAAAGCGCATGGCGCAAAGAAAATAGCGACGAAGTTGCGTTTTTCGGCTTTGGCGGGTTACAGATCCCACAAATAAGAAAGGTATTGATGGTGCTGGAGCAGGCGTTATTGCAGCCTTAG
- the torC gene encoding pentaheme c-type cytochrome TorC, protein MSWIRKNALWCAFGGAVAMAFVIWGSWQGIHYTSTTEFCLSCHSMRTVGQEYQTSAHFRNASGVRAECKDCHIPPGIIPTLVRKTEALNDLYHTFISPSIDTPEKFEAKRAELAQREWARMSANHSAACKSCHSYDAMDHGKQSANAAAQMTAAAAKDSNCIDCHKGIAHHKPDMSSGFRERYKQLQRQGEAPTEASTLFSIGEKSLTATAGSPAGKALLFPATPVKVLKKEGNNLQLEMVGWRESKGRGRVITQYMGKRVFSAVLDDSLMANVNVLQTQIDPDSHQEWQQVRITAWTSAQGLISAISPLWEYSDQMLQSTCSACHSTPPTTRYTANGWIAGLKAMSTYYRLNPVEERTLLKYLQTHASDVSETQKQ, encoded by the coding sequence ATGTCGTGGATAAGAAAAAATGCGCTCTGGTGCGCATTCGGCGGGGCTGTCGCAATGGCCTTCGTCATTTGGGGCTCGTGGCAAGGCATACACTACACCAGCACTACCGAGTTTTGTTTATCCTGCCACTCCATGCGCACGGTGGGGCAGGAGTATCAAACCAGCGCGCATTTCCGTAATGCGTCTGGCGTGCGGGCAGAGTGCAAAGACTGCCATATTCCTCCCGGAATTATCCCTACGCTGGTACGCAAGACAGAAGCCTTAAACGATTTGTACCACACCTTTATCTCTCCTTCGATCGACACCCCAGAAAAGTTTGAAGCAAAGCGCGCTGAACTGGCTCAGCGGGAATGGGCGCGAATGAGCGCCAATCACTCAGCGGCCTGTAAATCGTGTCACAGCTACGACGCGATGGATCATGGCAAACAATCTGCAAATGCGGCGGCACAAATGACCGCAGCGGCGGCGAAGGACAGCAATTGTATTGACTGCCATAAGGGCATTGCGCATCACAAACCGGATATGAGCAGCGGTTTTCGTGAGCGTTACAAGCAATTGCAGCGCCAGGGAGAGGCCCCAACTGAGGCCAGCACACTGTTTTCGATTGGCGAAAAGTCGCTAACAGCAACAGCGGGAAGCCCGGCCGGGAAAGCGCTGCTTTTTCCTGCTACACCGGTCAAGGTGTTGAAAAAAGAAGGGAACAACCTACAACTGGAAATGGTGGGTTGGCGTGAAAGTAAAGGCCGTGGACGAGTGATCACGCAGTACATGGGCAAACGCGTCTTCTCCGCCGTTCTCGATGACTCCCTGATGGCTAACGTCAACGTCCTGCAAACCCAGATTGATCCCGACTCACACCAGGAATGGCAGCAGGTGAGGATTACCGCGTGGACCTCAGCACAGGGACTTATCAGCGCGATCTCTCCTTTGTGGGAATACTCGGATCAAATGCTGCAATCCACCTGCAGCGCCTGTCACAGCACACCACCCACTACGCGTTATACCGCGAACGGCTGGATCGCCGGACTCAAAGCGATGTCAACGTATTACCGGCTTAATCCGGTGGAAGAACGCACGTTATTGAAATATCTCCAGACCCATGCCAGCGATGTGTCTGAAACCCAAAAACAGTAA